DNA from Pseudocitrobacter corydidari:
GCGCAACTGGAACAGGCAAAACGCAAAGTGCGGGAAACCGGGCGTAAATACGCGGTCTATTATAGCGAACGCCTGCACGTTGAAAGTGCCGTTTTCGCCGGGCAACTGGTGGAACAAGGGGCGATTGGCCGCGTTATGCAAACCCTCGGCGTTGGCCCGCACCGTGAAGGCGAAGGACGCCCGGATTGGTTCTACGATAAAGCCCTGTTCGGCGGCATTCTATGCGATATCGGCAGCCATCAGATTGAGCAATTCCTCTTTTATACCGGCAACCGCAACGCGCGCCTGGTGGCAAGCCAGGTGCGCAACGTCAATCATCCACAGTATCCGCTGTTTGAAGATTTCGGCGACGCGATGCTGGCGGGCGACAACGGCGCCACCGGCTATTTCCGCTGCGACTGGTTCACGCCGGACGGCCTTTCAAGCTGGGGCGACGGTCGTCTGACGCTGCTGGGCACCGAGGGCTATATCGAAATTCGCAAGTATGTCGATATCACCCGTCAGGAGCAGGATGTGGTTTATCTGGTCAACAAAGAGGGCGAGTTCCGCTATCCGGTGGCGGGCAAAGTGGGCTTCCCCTACTTCGGCCAGTTGATTCTCGATTGCCTGAATCGCACCGAGAATGCCATGACCCAGGAACACACGTTTAAAGCCGCCGAGCTGTGCGTGAAGGCGCAAATGCTGGCTAACGCACTGGCCTAACGGAGGCACTATGGGACCCATTCATGCAGCGATTATCGGCGCAGGCTCCATTCATGGTTGCCATGCAGACCCGATACTCCAGCACCCGCAAGCCCGGTTGTACGCACTTGTTGATACGGATGTCGACAAGGGCCGGGCGTTGGCAGAAAAGTATAATTGCCGCTTTTACGCCGACTACCGCGACCTGCTGGCCGATGCAGAGGTCGATGTGGTGCACATCTGTACACCCCATCATCTGCACCGGGAGATGATTATCGCCGCACTGGCGGCGGGCAAACACGTCTTTAGTGAAAAGCCTGTCGTCATGAATGGGAGTGAACTGGCGCAGATCCAGGCTGCGGTCGAGCGTGCCGATACGCAGCTTGCGGTCTGCTACCAGAATCGCCTTAACCCCACCAGCCAGCGCATCCGGCAGACTATTCAGAGCGGAACGCTCGGCAACATGTTAAGCATCAAAGCCTGCCTGACCTGGCATCGCCACGGCGCGTACTATAACCAAAGCCCGTGGCGTGGTCGCTGGGCTACGGAGGGCGGCAGCCTGTTGATTAACCAGGCCATTCATACGCTGGATTTGATGCAGTGGTTTGCCGGCGGCGTGCAGCGTATCAAGGGCGTGGTGGAAACCAGCCTGCTTGAATCGCTTATCGAAACCGAAGATTCAGCAATGGCGACAATGGAGTTCACCAACGGCGCGCGCGGTATTTTCTACGCCACCAACTGCTACACCACCGATTCTCCGCTGGCGCTGGAGATCCACTTTGAGCGCGGCTTTTTACAGCTCGAACGCAATACGCTCTGGCAGGTGGTCGATGAGCAACGCACGGCGCTGGTTAATGACGAGCTGCCGCACGGCAACGTCAAACGCTACTGGGGCGACAGCCACCGCCAGGCAATAAACGATTTCTATGCGGCAATCCTCGACCCGACGCAGTACGGCGGGGCCGATATTCACGATGCAGCGGTATCCCTGCGAATGGTCAACGCTCTTTATCAATCCTCAGCGCAGCGCCGCTGGATTGACCTTCCCCGCTAAGCAAAATGCGCCCACTGGCGAATTTACACTCTTTTACGCTATACTAGCTGCGAATTCGCCGGTCCAGTGCCTTCGGACCGGTTTTTAGTGTATTCCACACGACGTTCAACTTCCCTTCCGAGGATCTGGCCTTAACGGTCGGATAAGATATGTTAAACAGTATTTTAGTAATACTTTGCCTGATTGCCGTCAGCGCCTTCTTCTCGATATCTGAGATCTCGCTGGCTGCCTCCCGTAAAATCAAACTCAAGCTGCTGGCCGATGAAGGCAATGTGAATGCGCAACGCATCCTGAAAATGCAGGAAAACCCCGGTATGTTCTTCACCGTGGTGCAAATTGGCCTTAACGCGGTCGCCATTTTGGGCGGTATCGTGGGCGATGCGGCATTCTCACCGGCGTTCCACAGCCTGTTTATGAATTACATGTCTCCAGAGCTTGCCGAGCAGCTGAGCTTTATTCTCTCCTTCTCGCTGGTGACCGGCCTGTTTATTCTGTTCGCCGACCTGACGCCGAAGCGCATCGGTATGATTTCGCCGGAAGCCGTGGCTTTGCGAATCATCAACCCGATGCGTTTCTGTCTTCTGGTCTTCCGTCCGCTGGTCTGGTTCTTCAACGGCCTCGCTAACGTCATCTTCCGCATCTTCAAACTGCCAATGGTGCGTAAAGATGACATCACCTCTGATGACATTTATGCCGTTGTAGAAGCCGGTGCGCTGGCGGGCGTGCTGCGTAAGCAAGAACATGAACTGATTGAAAACGTGTTTGAACTGGAATCACGTACCGTGCCGTCTTCCATGACGTCGCGCGAAAACGTGATTTGGTTTGACCTGCATGAAGATGAGCAGAGCCTGAAAAACAAAGTGGCCGAGCATCCTCACTCTAAGTTCCTGGTGTGTAACGAAGATATCGATCACATCATTGGTTATGTCGATTCGAAAGATCTGCTGAACCGCGTGCTGGCAAACCAGAGCATGGCACTGAACAGCGGCGTGCAGATCCGCAATACCCTGATTGTGCCGGACACGCTTACCCTTTCTGAGGCGCTGGAAAGCTTCAAAACGGCGGGTGAAGACTTCGCGGTTATCATGAACGAATACGCGCTGGTGGTGGGCATCATCACCCTGAACGACGTGATGACCACCCTGATGGGCGACCTGGTCGGCCAGGGGCTGGAAGAGCAGATTGTGGCGCGCGATGAAAACTCATGGCTCATCGACGGCGGCACGCCGATTGACGACGTGATGCGTGTGCTGGATATCGACGACTTCCCGCAGTCTGGCAACTATGAAACCATCGGCGGCTTCATGATGTTTATGCTGCGTAAAATCCCGAAACGCACCGATGCGGTGAAGTTCTCCGGCTACAAGTTCGAGGTGGTGGATATTGATAACTACCGCATCGACCAGTTGCTGGTCACCCGCATTGATAACAAGCCGACGGTGTTAGTGCCAAAACAAGCTGAAATCGAAGAGAAAGGTACAGCGGCTTAAAACGCTTCTCTGAAAACATCAACGGCTCCCATTGGGAGCCGTTTGCTTTTCTGCCGCTAGCTGCCGTTATGCCATCTCGGTTTGCAGACGCATAACGTGGCGGTTGACCTCGGACATCACAGAATAGTGCTGCTTGTCCTTAATCTTGGGGAGCAAAATTTTCCCCTTATCAAACTCAAAAGCACCAACGTCCTTGATGTACAACCGTCCACGGAACAGGATTTTTACGTACTTTGCCACCTGAAGCGGGTTGTAGCGTTGGAAAATTTTCATTCTTATCTCCTGCGAGTATAACGCCCTTGTTGATTCCAAATTTGGTTCAACGCTCCGGGGCGCAATGTTAAATACCCGTTAACTATAGTCCATAACCACAGAGCTACCCTAGTATAGGGAGCTTTATTTACCTTTTTATTACAATAATTGAGAATTTTCTTTTCAGCTATACGATGAATACAGTATAAGCCTTCGATTTACTGCGGTTATGTGCGTTCCCCCACAAAGTGGCACTAACCTTGCGGGAAAAACATATCAATAGCACTTATGCTTAAAAGCATCGGCCAAGTGGTCGGATCACCTGCATAAAAAGAAGGACACACCATGACCTTACGTTCTCTGTTGGCCATTTCATGCCTGTTAATGCCGTTGATGGCGTCCGCCCACTCGCTGAAAGAGGGGGAACGCGTACCTGCGGTAGGCGTTGCCGATCGCGGTGAATTGATGCTCGACAATGATAAGTTTAGCTACAAAAGCTGGAATAGCGCGCAGCTTCCTGGAAAAGTGCGAGTGGTGCAACATATTGCCGGGCGCACCTCCGCCAAAGAGAAGAATGCCGGGCTGATTGAAGCCATCAAAGCGGCGAACCTGCCGCATGACCGCTACCAGACCACCACCATCGTCAACACCGACGACGCCATTCCGGGCACCGGAATGTTTGTGCGTAACAGTCTGGAGAGCAATAAAAAGCTCTTCCCGTGGTCGCAGATTGTGGTCGACAGCAACGGGGGGGTGATGAAAGCCTGGCAACTGGAAGAAGAGAGTTCAGCGATTGCGGTGCTGGATAAAGACGGGCGCGTACAGTGGGCCAAAGATGGCGCGTTGACGCAGGATGAAGTGCAGCAGGTGATTGCCCTGCTGCATAAATTACTTAAAAAATAGCGACGCGGAAGCCGGGGTTGAGGAAAGATTCACGCGGCGTGTAATCGAGGGTTTTCCCCTGCCAGTCGTGAACCCGCGCCCCGGCGGCAACGGCCACCGCGTGCCCTGCGGCAGTATCCCAGACGCAAGTCGGCCCGAAGCGCGGGTAGAGCTGCGCCTGCCCTTCTGCCACCAGGCAGAACTTGAGCGATGAGCCAATAGAGGTGGTCTGATGCTCACCCAACTGTTGTAAATATTCCGCGAGTTCCGGATCGCTACTGTGCGAACGGCTGATCACCACCAGCGGCGGGCGCGCATCGCGGGCGTGAATTTGCTTACGCACATCGCACTCTTCTTTCCACGCTTTGCCTTCGGCTGCGCTGTACATCACCTTCGTGACCGGGGCGTACACCACGCCCAGCACCGGCTTACCGTGCTCAATCAAGGCGATATTGACGGTGAATTCGCCGTTGCGCTTGATAAATTCTTTGGTGCCATCCAGCGGGTCCACCAGCCAGTAGCGCTGCCAGTGCTGACGCACATCCCAGCCCGGCGGGTCCTCTTCCGACAGAATCGGAATGTCAGGCGCAAGCGCCTTTAGACCGTTAACAATCACATGGTGCGCCGCAATATCCGCTGCCGTGACGGGAGAATCGTCTTTCTTGCTGGCAACGTCCATCGGTAGCGCTCCATCATAAACCTGCATAATGGCATCGCCCGCGTTCCTTGCAAGCTGACATACTTGTTCTAACATTCTCCACCTCGTTGAGATTGCAGTGGTGTTAACTCGTTGTTTTATTTATATCGCATCGTCACGCATTGCGCCATTCCCATCGGCGACGCCGGGTCAGGATATCTGTGAAGCGCTGCCGGTTTCCGCTCATTATTTTCTGGCATGATTCACATTCTCGTAAGCAACAGAATGTACATACATTTTCTTATGTGCCCTGGATCTGAAAAGGACGCCCCCTGATGATTAAGTTTAGCGCAACGCTCCTGGCCACGCTGATTGCTGCCAGCGTCAATGCCGCCACGGTCGATCTCCGCATTATGGAAACCACTGATTTGCACAGCAATATGATGGATTTCGACTATTACAAAGATTCTGCAACGGAGAAATTCGGACTGGTCCGCACCGCCAGTTTGATCAATGCCGCCCGCGCGGAGGCCACCAACAGCGTGCTGGTCGATAACGGCGATGTGATTCAGGGCAGCCCGATGGGCGACTACGCGGCGGCCAAAGGCTTAAAAGCCGGGGATACGCATCCGGTGTATAAGGCGATGAATACACTGGATTACGTGGTAGGAAACCTGGGCAACCATGAGTTTAACTATGGGCTGGACTTCCTTCATAAAGCCATTGCAGGCGCGAAGTTTCCGTATATTAACGCCAATATCATCGACGTTAAAAGCAAGAAGCCGCTTTTTACACCCTATCTGATAAAAGAAACCACGGTGAAAGATAAAGACGGCGCAACGCATACGCTGCGTATCGGCTATATCGGTTTTGTGCCGCCGCAAATCATGACGTGGGATAAAGCCAATCTTGACGGCAAAGTGACGGTCAACGACATCACCGAAACCGCCCGCCGCTATGTCCCTGAGATGCGTAAAAACGGTGCGGATGTGGTGGTCGTGATTGCCCACTCCGGGCTCTCTGCCGACCCGTATCAGGCGATGGCGGAGAACTCCGTTTACTATCTGAGTGAAGTGCCGGGCGTCGATGCGATTATGTTTGGCCACGCGCACGCCGTTTTTCCGGGGAAAGATTTTGCGGATATCAAAGGCGTCGACCTTGATAAAGGCACACTGAACGGGGTGCCTGCGGTGATGCCAGGGATGTGGGGCGACCATCTGGGCGTAGTCGATCTGGTGCTGAATAACGACAGCGGCAAGTGGCAGGTGACGTCGTCGAAAGCACAAGCACGCCCAATCTACGATACAGCGGCGAAGAAATCGCTGGCGGCAGAAGACAGCAAGCTGGTTGAGATCTTAAAAGCCGATCACGACGCCACGCGCGAGTTCGTCAGCAAGCCTATCGGCAAATCGTCCGACAATATGTACAGTTTCCTGTCGCTGGTACAGGACGACCCGACCGTGCAGGTCGTCAACATGGCGCAGAAAGCCTACGTCGAGCACTATATTCAGGGCGATCCAGACCTGGCAAAACTGCCGGTGCTTTCCGCCGCCGCACCGTTTAAAGCGGGTGGGCGTAAGAACGATCCGGCGAGCTATGTTGAGGTCGAGAAAGGTCAGCTCACCTTCCGCAATGCCGCCGATCTGTATCTCTACCCGAACACATTGGTCGTGGTGAAAGCCAGCGGTAAAGAGGTGAAAGAGTGGCTGGAGTGTTCAGCCGGGCAGTTTAACCAGATTGACCCGACCAGCAGCAAACCACAGTCGCTCATCAACTGGGATGGCTTCCGCACCTATAACTTTGACGTTATTGACGGCGTGACGTATCAGATTGATGTCAGCCAACCAGCGCGCTACGACGGTGAATGTCAGACGGTGAACCCAAAAGCGGAGCGCGTGAAAGATCTGAAATTTAACGGGAAACCGATCGATCCGAACGCTACGTTCCTGGTGGCGACCAATAACTATCGCGCCTACGGCGGCAAGTTCGCGGGCACAGGCGACGGGCATATCGCATTTGCTTCGCCGGATGAGAACCGTTCCGTGCTGGCAAGCTGGATAAGTGCCGAATCGAAACGCGCAGGCGCCATTCACCCGGCGGCGGATAACAACTGGCGCTTAGCGCCGATTGCCAGCAACGCCGCGCTGGATGTTCGCTTCGAAACCTCGCCTTCTGAGAAAGCGGCGACGTTTATTAAAGAGAAGGCGCAGTACCCAATGAAGCAGGTCGCGACCGATGATATCGGATTTGCGGTTTATCAGGTGGATTTGAGGAAGTAATGCCACGCCGGGTGGCGGCTTCGCCTTACCCGGCCTACAGGGAATGATTTTGTAGGCCGGATAAGCGCAGCGCCATCCGGCATTTACGCCGCACGCTCATCCCGCATCGCCAGCACCTCTGGCAAATTCAACTCAATCCAGTCCGCCAGCGCGGCGACCTTCTCACTCACCTGCTCACCCAGAGGCGTGAGGCTATACTCCACATGCGGCGGAACGACCGGATAGGCAATACGGTTGAGAAAACCATCCTGTTCCAGCGCCTGTAACGATTGGGCGAGCATCTTTTCACTCACCCCGCCCATCTTGCGACGCAGATCGCTAAAACGGTGCGTACCTTCGCGCAGCGCGACCAGAATCAATACGCCCCAGCGGCTGGTGACGTGTTTCAGCACATCGCGCGACGGGCACTGTTCGGCGAAGAGATTGCCCTCTTTCAGTTGTTGCGACAGGCTCACCTGACTCATTTTACACTTACCTTTTTGTATGTACTTACTAAAAGTAAGTTTAGGTGTTAGCGTATTCAAACACAAGACAAACCGATGGAGACTTCCCATGATCGCAATTACCGGCGCAACCGGCCAACTGGGCCAGCATGTTATCGAATCCTTACTGAAAACCGTTCCTGCGGGCAACGTTGTGGCTATCGTGCGTAACCCGGCAAAAGCACAGGCACTGACTGCGCAGGGTATTCACGTACGCCAGGGCGATTACGGCGATGAAGCTGCGCTAAAACTAGCCCTTCAGGGCGTGGAAAAACTGCTGCTGATCTCTTCCAGCGAAGTGGGCCAGCGTGCCTCGCAGCATCGCAACGTGATTAACGCGGCGAAGGCGACGGGCGTGAAATTTATCGCTTACACCAGCCTGCTGCATGCGGATACCTCCCCGCTCGGCCTCGCCGATGAACACGTTGAAACCGAGAAAATGCTGGCGGATTCCGGCATCGCTTACACCCTGCTGCGCAACGGCTGGTACACCGAGAACTATCTTGCCAGCGCCCCGGCAGCGCTGGAACATGGCGTATTTATTGGCGCGGCAGGCGACGGCAAAATTGCGTCGGCGACGCGTGCCGATTATGCAGCCGCTGCGGCGCGTGTCATTAGCGAGGCAGGTCATGAAGGTAAGGTCTACGAACTGGCGGGCGACAGCGGCTGGACGCTGACACAGCTGGCAGCGGAACTGACCAAACAGAGTGGCAAACCGGTTACCTATCAGAACCTGAGCGAAGCCGATTTCGCC
Protein-coding regions in this window:
- a CDS encoding bifunctional 2',3'-cyclic-nucleotide 2'-phosphodiesterase/3'-nucleotidase — its product is MIKFSATLLATLIAASVNAATVDLRIMETTDLHSNMMDFDYYKDSATEKFGLVRTASLINAARAEATNSVLVDNGDVIQGSPMGDYAAAKGLKAGDTHPVYKAMNTLDYVVGNLGNHEFNYGLDFLHKAIAGAKFPYINANIIDVKSKKPLFTPYLIKETTVKDKDGATHTLRIGYIGFVPPQIMTWDKANLDGKVTVNDITETARRYVPEMRKNGADVVVVIAHSGLSADPYQAMAENSVYYLSEVPGVDAIMFGHAHAVFPGKDFADIKGVDLDKGTLNGVPAVMPGMWGDHLGVVDLVLNNDSGKWQVTSSKAQARPIYDTAAKKSLAAEDSKLVEILKADHDATREFVSKPIGKSSDNMYSFLSLVQDDPTVQVVNMAQKAYVEHYIQGDPDLAKLPVLSAAAPFKAGGRKNDPASYVEVEKGQLTFRNAADLYLYPNTLVVVKASGKEVKEWLECSAGQFNQIDPTSSKPQSLINWDGFRTYNFDVIDGVTYQIDVSQPARYDGECQTVNPKAERVKDLKFNGKPIDPNATFLVATNNYRAYGGKFAGTGDGHIAFASPDENRSVLASWISAESKRAGAIHPAADNNWRLAPIASNAALDVRFETSPSEKAATFIKEKAQYPMKQVATDDIGFAVYQVDLRK
- a CDS encoding Gfo/Idh/MocA family protein, yielding MSIKDGMNYAPVGKPQPVVAPGEFIIAAAALDHGHIYGMCNGLIEAGATLKWVYDPDPAKVAKFVEQYPQVKVADSLETILTDASVQLVAGAAVPSERCPLGLRVMDAGKDYFTDKAPLTTLAQLEQAKRKVRETGRKYAVYYSERLHVESAVFAGQLVEQGAIGRVMQTLGVGPHREGEGRPDWFYDKALFGGILCDIGSHQIEQFLFYTGNRNARLVASQVRNVNHPQYPLFEDFGDAMLAGDNGATGYFRCDWFTPDGLSSWGDGRLTLLGTEGYIEIRKYVDITRQEQDVVYLVNKEGEFRYPVAGKVGFPYFGQLILDCLNRTENAMTQEHTFKAAELCVKAQMLANALA
- a CDS encoding winged helix-turn-helix transcriptional regulator; this encodes MSQVSLSQQLKEGNLFAEQCPSRDVLKHVTSRWGVLILVALREGTHRFSDLRRKMGGVSEKMLAQSLQALEQDGFLNRIAYPVVPPHVEYSLTPLGEQVSEKVAALADWIELNLPEVLAMRDERAA
- a CDS encoding hemolysin family protein, which translates into the protein MLNSILVILCLIAVSAFFSISEISLAASRKIKLKLLADEGNVNAQRILKMQENPGMFFTVVQIGLNAVAILGGIVGDAAFSPAFHSLFMNYMSPELAEQLSFILSFSLVTGLFILFADLTPKRIGMISPEAVALRIINPMRFCLLVFRPLVWFFNGLANVIFRIFKLPMVRKDDITSDDIYAVVEAGALAGVLRKQEHELIENVFELESRTVPSSMTSRENVIWFDLHEDEQSLKNKVAEHPHSKFLVCNEDIDHIIGYVDSKDLLNRVLANQSMALNSGVQIRNTLIVPDTLTLSEALESFKTAGEDFAVIMNEYALVVGIITLNDVMTTLMGDLVGQGLEEQIVARDENSWLIDGGTPIDDVMRVLDIDDFPQSGNYETIGGFMMFMLRKIPKRTDAVKFSGYKFEVVDIDNYRIDQLLVTRIDNKPTVLVPKQAEIEEKGTAA
- a CDS encoding YtfJ family protein, which codes for MTLRSLLAISCLLMPLMASAHSLKEGERVPAVGVADRGELMLDNDKFSYKSWNSAQLPGKVRVVQHIAGRTSAKEKNAGLIEAIKAANLPHDRYQTTTIVNTDDAIPGTGMFVRNSLESNKKLFPWSQIVVDSNGGVMKAWQLEEESSAIAVLDKDGRVQWAKDGALTQDEVQQVIALLHKLLKK
- the cysQ gene encoding 3'(2'),5'-bisphosphate nucleotidase CysQ encodes the protein MLEQVCQLARNAGDAIMQVYDGALPMDVASKKDDSPVTAADIAAHHVIVNGLKALAPDIPILSEEDPPGWDVRQHWQRYWLVDPLDGTKEFIKRNGEFTVNIALIEHGKPVLGVVYAPVTKVMYSAAEGKAWKEECDVRKQIHARDARPPLVVISRSHSSDPELAEYLQQLGEHQTTSIGSSLKFCLVAEGQAQLYPRFGPTCVWDTAAGHAVAVAAGARVHDWQGKTLDYTPRESFLNPGFRVAIF
- a CDS encoding SDR family oxidoreductase translates to MIAITGATGQLGQHVIESLLKTVPAGNVVAIVRNPAKAQALTAQGIHVRQGDYGDEAALKLALQGVEKLLLISSSEVGQRASQHRNVINAAKATGVKFIAYTSLLHADTSPLGLADEHVETEKMLADSGIAYTLLRNGWYTENYLASAPAALEHGVFIGAAGDGKIASATRADYAAAAARVISEAGHEGKVYELAGDSGWTLTQLAAELTKQSGKPVTYQNLSEADFAAALKGVGLPAGLADMLADSDTGASKGGLFDDSKTLSKLIGRPTTTLAESVKGIL
- a CDS encoding DUF1107 domain-containing protein translates to MKIFQRYNPLQVAKYVKILFRGRLYIKDVGAFEFDKGKILLPKIKDKQHYSVMSEVNRHVMRLQTEMA
- a CDS encoding Gfo/Idh/MocA family protein, which translates into the protein MGPIHAAIIGAGSIHGCHADPILQHPQARLYALVDTDVDKGRALAEKYNCRFYADYRDLLADAEVDVVHICTPHHLHREMIIAALAAGKHVFSEKPVVMNGSELAQIQAAVERADTQLAVCYQNRLNPTSQRIRQTIQSGTLGNMLSIKACLTWHRHGAYYNQSPWRGRWATEGGSLLINQAIHTLDLMQWFAGGVQRIKGVVETSLLESLIETEDSAMATMEFTNGARGIFYATNCYTTDSPLALEIHFERGFLQLERNTLWQVVDEQRTALVNDELPHGNVKRYWGDSHRQAINDFYAAILDPTQYGGADIHDAAVSLRMVNALYQSSAQRRWIDLPR